Proteins from a single region of Oncorhynchus tshawytscha isolate Ot180627B linkage group LG03, Otsh_v2.0, whole genome shotgun sequence:
- the LOC112227918 gene encoding nucleotide-binding oligomerization domain-containing protein 1-like isoform X2 has translation MHIMGSSAEEARAGLTGHVSTVQMLTLHRELLVSQVKSTQCILDNLLQSGFLCIEDTEIIQRSATKTDQVRKILELVQSKGEQACEYFLYILYKVYDAYIDLQPWLKEINYQPPDFIRDIPVKNTDPISRYCEKLRHELGRDTRFIASYTKREETQLEELYTDTLMELLNDRNESLGHLEGLEQLLGEQGVFNPQAETVLITGDAGVGKSILLQKLQRLWSNRELEQTDAMFFFKFRCRMFSTFKETDEISLRDLLFKYNCYPDQDADNEVFSYILRFPEKVLFTFDGYDEIQADLDPENMPEVVSPEERTHPLLVLINLLCGKLLNGSRKVLTARTGTEVQSRVIRKRVALRGFSPAHLQTYTNLHFKEQEHRDLVSVQLDASPHLCGLCSIPLFCWIVFKSFKHLHSVYDDFELPEACVTLTNIFLLLSEVFFSRGAAPPPGLLTRNTRCPADTFRAGLRPLTAFSKLALLGMERGGFVFDQEEVTSCGLTEDDLQVGFLRPVSRYDACGNPSTFEFFHLTLQSFLAAFSLVLDEQASEGNILKFFTECSRRDNTSCLSCVFPCIGGSSKPRGKDPFKTNEHLQYANLFLCGLLSKANAGLLEHMVPPALLKRKRAVLKSYLSTSVRSHLRGLPLHSTEQEGSKVHVLPNFLWMLRCIFETGSKEVAQLTAKGITADYIKLGYCNVSSGDCSALNFVLQHRRKRLGVDMDNNNISDYGVKQLRPSFSKMTVVRLCVNQISDSSVEVLAEELIKHRVVEVLGLYNNLITDIGAKLIAHIIEECPKLRVVKVGSNKFTSVGGRYLASAIQKSTSIFDVGMWGNSIGDEGARAFAEALRNHPSLTNLSLSANGITSEGGRHLAKALKCNTMLRIFWLVQNELSDDVAPDMAELIRSNTGLSHLWLINNQLTVDGIRQLSEALSHNTSLKEICLKGNCLSEEEEKLFEAEGRLRFH, from the exons ATGCATATTATGGGCTCCAGTGCCGAAGAAGCCCGTGCTGGACTAACGGGCCATGTGTCCACTGTCCAAATGCTCACCTTGCACCGTGAGCTACTAGTTTCCCAGGTGAAGAGCACGCAGTGCATTCTGGATAACCTCCTACAAAGTGGCTTTCTGTGTATTGAGGATACAGAAATCATCCAGCGCTCAGCCACCAAGACAGACCAG GTGCGTAAAATCCTGGAATTGGTCCAAAGCAAAGGGGAGCAGGCATGTGAATACTTCCTATATATTCTCTACAAAGTTTATGATGCATACATAGACCTCCAACCATGGCTTAAAGAGATCAACTACCAGCCACCAGACTTCATACGGGACATACCAGTGAAGAACACGGACCCTA TTAGTAGGTACTGTGAGAAGCTGAGGCACGAGCTGGGCCGAGACACACGCTTCATTGCATCCTACACCAAGCGAGAGGAAACCCAGCTGGAGGAGCTCTATACAGACACCCTGATGGAGCTCCTGAATGACCGCAATGAGAGCTTGGGCCACCTGGAGGGTCTGGAGCAGCTCCTGGGAGAACAGGGTGTCTTTAACCCACAGGCAGAGACAGTGCTCATCACGGGGGACGCTGGGGTGGGCAAGTCCATCCTCCTCCAGAAGCTCCAGAGGCTGTGGTCCAATAGGGAGCTGGAACAGACAGACGCCATGTTCTTCTTCAAGTTCCGCTGTAGGATGTTCAGCACATTCAAGGAGACAGACGAGATCTCACTCAGGGACCTGCTTTTCAAATACAACTGCTACCCCGACCAAGATGCGGACAATGAGGTGTTCAGCTACATCCTCCGCTTCCCCGAAAAGGTTCTCTTTACGTTTGACGGCTATGATGAGATCCAGGCTGATCTGGACCCGGAGAACATGCCTGAGGTGGTTTCTCCAGAGGAGAGGACTCACCCCCTTCTGGTGCTCATTAACCTGCTCTGTGGGAAGCTGCTCAATGGTTCCCGGAAAGTCCTTACTGCTCGGACAGGCACCGAGGTCCAGAGCAGGGTGATCCGGAAGAGGGTGGCACTGCGTGGGTTCTCTCCGGCCCACCTTCAAACCTACACCAACCTACACTTCAAAGAGCAAGAGCACAGGGACCTGGTCTCAGTCCAGCTGGATGCTAGCCCCCACCTCTGTGGCCTCtgctccatccccctcttctgcTGGATCGTCTTCAAGAGCTTTAAACACCTGCATTCAGTCTACGATGACTTTGAGTTGCCAGAGGCTTGCGTGACCCTCACTAACATATTCCTTCTGCTTTCTGAAGTCTTCTTCAGCCGTGGGGCCGCTCCCCCACCGGGCCTCTTGACGAGAAACACCAGGTGCCCCGCTGATACCTTCAGGGCAGGGTTGAGGCCACTGACAGCCTTCTCCAAGCTGGCTCTGCTGggcatggagagaggaggatttGTGTTCGACCAGGAGGAGGTGACCTCTTGTGGCCTGACTGAGGACGACCTTCAGGTGGGTTTCCTCCGACCGGTCAGCCGCTACGATGCCTGTGGAAACCCTTCTACCTTTGAGTTCTTTCATCTCACCCTACAGTCCTTCTTGGCTGCATTCTCCCTGGTTCTGGACGAACAGGCCAGCGAAGGGAACATCCTCAAGTTCTTCACCGAGTGCAGCAGGAGGGACAACACATCTTGTTTATCATGTGTCTTCCCCTGCATCGGTGGCTCCTCCAAACCCAGGGGAAAGGACCCGTTCAAGACCAACGAGCATCTCCAGTACGCCAACCTCTTCCTGTGTGGACTGCTGTCTAAGGCCAATGCCGGCCTTCTGGAGCACATGGTTCCTCCAGCGCTACTGAAGAGGAAGCGGGCGGTCCTCAAGTCCTATCTGTCCACCAGCGTGAGGTCCCACCTCCGTGGCTTGCCACTCCACAGCACAGAGCAGGAGGGCAGCAAGGTGCATGTCCTGCCCAACTTCCTGTGGATGCTGCGCTGCATCTTCGAGACAGGAAGTAAAGAGGTGGCCCAGCTGACTGCGAAGGGAATCACAGCTGACTACATCAAGCTGGGCTACTGTAATGTGTCCTCTGGCGACTGCAGTGCCCTCAACTTTGTGCTGCAGCACCGGCGGAAGAGGCTAGGGGTGGACatggacaacaacaacatcagTGACTATGGGGTCAAGCAGCTCAGGCCTTCATTCAGTAAAATGACCGTGGTGAG GTTGTGTGTCAATCAGATCTCAGACAGCAGCGTTGAAGTATTGGCTGAGGAGCTTATCAAACACAGAGTGGTGGAGGTTTTGGG ACTTTACAATAATCTCATTACGGACATCGGAGCCAAGCTAATTGCTCATATCATTGAGGAATGTCCTAAGTTAAGAGTCGTCAA GGTTGGCAGCAACAAGTTCACCAGTGTGGGTGGCAGGTATCTGGCCAGTGCCATTCAGAAGAGCACATCTATCTTTGACGTGGG aatgtgggggaacAGTATTGGTGATGAAGGAGCAAGAGCATTCGCAGAGGCCCTGAGGAATCACCCAAGTCTTACCAACCTCAG CCTCTCAGCCAATGGCATCACTTCAGAAGGTGGGAGGCACTTGGCCAAAGCACTAAAATGCAACACTATGCTCAGAATCTTCTG GTTGGTGCAAAACGAGTTGTCAGATGATGTAGCACCAGACATGGCAGAGCTGATCAGATCCAACACGGGTCTATCTCACCTCTG GTTAATCAATAATCAGCTGACAGTGGATGGAATCAGACAGCTGTCAGAGGCTCTCTCCCACAACACATCACTCAAAGAGATCTG TTTGAAAGGAAACTGTCTTTCTGAAGAGGAAGAGAAGCTGTTTGAGGCTGAGGGAAGGCTACGCTTCCACTGA
- the LOC112227918 gene encoding nucleotide-binding oligomerization domain-containing protein 1-like isoform X1 has translation MHIMGSSAEEARAGLTGHVSTVQMLTLHRELLVSQVKSTQCILDNLLQSGFLCIEDTEIIQRSATKTDQVRKILELVQSKGEQACEYFLYILYKVYDAYIDLQPWLKEINYQPPDFIRDIPVKNTDPISRYCEKLRHELGRDTRFIASYTKREETQLEELYTDTLMELLNDRNESLGHLEGLEQLLGEQGVFNPQAETVLITGDAGVGKSILLQKLQRLWSNRELEQTDAMFFFKFRCRMFSTFKETDEISLRDLLFKYNCYPDQDADNEVFSYILRFPEKVLFTFDGYDEIQADLDPENMPEVVSPEERTHPLLVLINLLCGKLLNGSRKVLTARTGTEVQSRVIRKRVALRGFSPAHLQTYTNLHFKEQEHRDLVSVQLDASPHLCGLCSIPLFCWIVFKSFKHLHSVYDDFELPEACVTLTNIFLLLSEVFFSRGAAPPPGLLTRNTRCPADTFRAGLRPLTAFSKLALLGMERGGFVFDQEEVTSCGLTEDDLQVGFLRPVSRYDACGNPSTFEFFHLTLQSFLAAFSLVLDEQASEGNILKFFTECSRRDNTSCLSCVFPCIGGSSKPRGKDPFKTNEHLQYANLFLCGLLSKANAGLLEHMVPPALLKRKRAVLKSYLSTSVRSHLRGLPLHSTEQEGSKVHVLPNFLWMLRCIFETGSKEVAQLTAKGITADYIKLGYCNVSSGDCSALNFVLQHRRKRLGVDMDNNNISDYGVKQLRPSFSKMTVVRLCVNQISDSSVEVLAEELIKHRVVEVLGLYNNLITDIGAKLIAHIIEECPKLRVVKYVNRVGSNKFTSVGGRYLASAIQKSTSIFDVGMWGNSIGDEGARAFAEALRNHPSLTNLSLSANGITSEGGRHLAKALKCNTMLRIFWLVQNELSDDVAPDMAELIRSNTGLSHLWLINNQLTVDGIRQLSEALSHNTSLKEICLKGNCLSEEEEKLFEAEGRLRFH, from the exons ATGCATATTATGGGCTCCAGTGCCGAAGAAGCCCGTGCTGGACTAACGGGCCATGTGTCCACTGTCCAAATGCTCACCTTGCACCGTGAGCTACTAGTTTCCCAGGTGAAGAGCACGCAGTGCATTCTGGATAACCTCCTACAAAGTGGCTTTCTGTGTATTGAGGATACAGAAATCATCCAGCGCTCAGCCACCAAGACAGACCAG GTGCGTAAAATCCTGGAATTGGTCCAAAGCAAAGGGGAGCAGGCATGTGAATACTTCCTATATATTCTCTACAAAGTTTATGATGCATACATAGACCTCCAACCATGGCTTAAAGAGATCAACTACCAGCCACCAGACTTCATACGGGACATACCAGTGAAGAACACGGACCCTA TTAGTAGGTACTGTGAGAAGCTGAGGCACGAGCTGGGCCGAGACACACGCTTCATTGCATCCTACACCAAGCGAGAGGAAACCCAGCTGGAGGAGCTCTATACAGACACCCTGATGGAGCTCCTGAATGACCGCAATGAGAGCTTGGGCCACCTGGAGGGTCTGGAGCAGCTCCTGGGAGAACAGGGTGTCTTTAACCCACAGGCAGAGACAGTGCTCATCACGGGGGACGCTGGGGTGGGCAAGTCCATCCTCCTCCAGAAGCTCCAGAGGCTGTGGTCCAATAGGGAGCTGGAACAGACAGACGCCATGTTCTTCTTCAAGTTCCGCTGTAGGATGTTCAGCACATTCAAGGAGACAGACGAGATCTCACTCAGGGACCTGCTTTTCAAATACAACTGCTACCCCGACCAAGATGCGGACAATGAGGTGTTCAGCTACATCCTCCGCTTCCCCGAAAAGGTTCTCTTTACGTTTGACGGCTATGATGAGATCCAGGCTGATCTGGACCCGGAGAACATGCCTGAGGTGGTTTCTCCAGAGGAGAGGACTCACCCCCTTCTGGTGCTCATTAACCTGCTCTGTGGGAAGCTGCTCAATGGTTCCCGGAAAGTCCTTACTGCTCGGACAGGCACCGAGGTCCAGAGCAGGGTGATCCGGAAGAGGGTGGCACTGCGTGGGTTCTCTCCGGCCCACCTTCAAACCTACACCAACCTACACTTCAAAGAGCAAGAGCACAGGGACCTGGTCTCAGTCCAGCTGGATGCTAGCCCCCACCTCTGTGGCCTCtgctccatccccctcttctgcTGGATCGTCTTCAAGAGCTTTAAACACCTGCATTCAGTCTACGATGACTTTGAGTTGCCAGAGGCTTGCGTGACCCTCACTAACATATTCCTTCTGCTTTCTGAAGTCTTCTTCAGCCGTGGGGCCGCTCCCCCACCGGGCCTCTTGACGAGAAACACCAGGTGCCCCGCTGATACCTTCAGGGCAGGGTTGAGGCCACTGACAGCCTTCTCCAAGCTGGCTCTGCTGggcatggagagaggaggatttGTGTTCGACCAGGAGGAGGTGACCTCTTGTGGCCTGACTGAGGACGACCTTCAGGTGGGTTTCCTCCGACCGGTCAGCCGCTACGATGCCTGTGGAAACCCTTCTACCTTTGAGTTCTTTCATCTCACCCTACAGTCCTTCTTGGCTGCATTCTCCCTGGTTCTGGACGAACAGGCCAGCGAAGGGAACATCCTCAAGTTCTTCACCGAGTGCAGCAGGAGGGACAACACATCTTGTTTATCATGTGTCTTCCCCTGCATCGGTGGCTCCTCCAAACCCAGGGGAAAGGACCCGTTCAAGACCAACGAGCATCTCCAGTACGCCAACCTCTTCCTGTGTGGACTGCTGTCTAAGGCCAATGCCGGCCTTCTGGAGCACATGGTTCCTCCAGCGCTACTGAAGAGGAAGCGGGCGGTCCTCAAGTCCTATCTGTCCACCAGCGTGAGGTCCCACCTCCGTGGCTTGCCACTCCACAGCACAGAGCAGGAGGGCAGCAAGGTGCATGTCCTGCCCAACTTCCTGTGGATGCTGCGCTGCATCTTCGAGACAGGAAGTAAAGAGGTGGCCCAGCTGACTGCGAAGGGAATCACAGCTGACTACATCAAGCTGGGCTACTGTAATGTGTCCTCTGGCGACTGCAGTGCCCTCAACTTTGTGCTGCAGCACCGGCGGAAGAGGCTAGGGGTGGACatggacaacaacaacatcagTGACTATGGGGTCAAGCAGCTCAGGCCTTCATTCAGTAAAATGACCGTGGTGAG GTTGTGTGTCAATCAGATCTCAGACAGCAGCGTTGAAGTATTGGCTGAGGAGCTTATCAAACACAGAGTGGTGGAGGTTTTGGG ACTTTACAATAATCTCATTACGGACATCGGAGCCAAGCTAATTGCTCATATCATTGAGGAATGTCCTAAGTTAAGAGTCGTCAAGTATGTAAATCG GGTTGGCAGCAACAAGTTCACCAGTGTGGGTGGCAGGTATCTGGCCAGTGCCATTCAGAAGAGCACATCTATCTTTGACGTGGG aatgtgggggaacAGTATTGGTGATGAAGGAGCAAGAGCATTCGCAGAGGCCCTGAGGAATCACCCAAGTCTTACCAACCTCAG CCTCTCAGCCAATGGCATCACTTCAGAAGGTGGGAGGCACTTGGCCAAAGCACTAAAATGCAACACTATGCTCAGAATCTTCTG GTTGGTGCAAAACGAGTTGTCAGATGATGTAGCACCAGACATGGCAGAGCTGATCAGATCCAACACGGGTCTATCTCACCTCTG GTTAATCAATAATCAGCTGACAGTGGATGGAATCAGACAGCTGTCAGAGGCTCTCTCCCACAACACATCACTCAAAGAGATCTG TTTGAAAGGAAACTGTCTTTCTGAAGAGGAAGAGAAGCTGTTTGAGGCTGAGGGAAGGCTACGCTTCCACTGA